A genomic segment from Glycine soja cultivar W05 chromosome 18, ASM419377v2, whole genome shotgun sequence encodes:
- the LOC114397221 gene encoding shikimate O-hydroxycinnamoyltransferase-like → MGKIELVEKVVIAPKQPTPRKRMFLSNIDLALGKRLVQYDFMAARLVPSLEETHRFEIDCNGAGIVVVVARTERKLSEFGVISAPNPKLRELLTQFGCGCLALASCYNHFTLDGSTIRDFEVNLGALTRGGDLIIVPNAGNALVPGFARASVRHLIELENACHIRKVQEGVKRLDDEYVKSGIDWLEVNKGAPCMEDSFSLVAWWRLGLDTIAKKTFNDS, encoded by the exons ATGGGTAAGATTGAACTAGTAGAGAAAGTTGTAATTGCTCCTAAGCAACCTACACCTCGTAAGAGAATGTTCTTGTCAAACATTGACCT TGCACTTGGTAAAAGGCTTGTGCAATATGACTTTATGGCTGCTAGACTAGTGCCAAGTTTGGAGGAGACTCATCGGTTTGAAATAGACTGTAATGGTGCTGGCATTGTCGTCGTGGTCGCAAGAACTGAAAGAAAATTGAGTGAATTTGGTGTAATTTCTGCACCTAATCCTAAGTTGAGGGAATTG CTGACTCAATTTGGCTGTGGATGTTTGGCTCTTGCTTCTTGCTACAACCACTTCACACTGGATGGTTCCACAATCAGAGATTTTGAGGTAAATTTAGGAGCATTAACACGTGGTGGAGACCTCATCATAGTACCAAATGCAG GTAATGCATTGGTACCTGGTTTTGCAAGAGCAAGTGTGAGGCATCTCATTGAGCTAGAAAATGCTTGCCACATAAGGAAAGTGCAAGAAGGGGTTAAGAGGTTGGATGATGAGTACGTAAAGTCAGGGATAGATTGGTTGGAGGTGAACAAAGGGGCACCTTGTATGGAAGATAGTTTCTCATTGGTGGCATGGTGGAGACTAGGGCTAGACACAATTGCAAAAAAGACATTTAACGATAGTTAA